Proteins co-encoded in one Pelobates fuscus isolate aPelFus1 chromosome 5, aPelFus1.pri, whole genome shotgun sequence genomic window:
- the LOC134610405 gene encoding TBC1 domain family member 24-like: MSSDLPLIIVPEEEDDLDINATSYADCGHFVDWDRYPTLNEGSCTLSVEIPQSVKDLKRMAREGQWANKRSLRAEAYNQIIKSIRCRLFTPDATVYHDVSERLFAHGGVHDHPMPDFLEGCLMPVYCLNARGETAVKKILICIGNQYPDITYSPSLPAVVSLLLHFSEDEAECFERACRLISCVETHKCYIDQSYLAYEASSMTFGDLSKKYCQAGHKFITSHAENAIDIFSDWLMWIFGDLPFDYVIRVFDVFLLEGNKVLYRVALALLKQYRIHVDSDVQDLQTDIQCFVKNIAHHISVEKLLEKAFSIRLFSHKEMWLLQMANRKALSQSGITVMQPRQPAYMSVDMANFSSEIVTAQEMRVVWSWIPSRFSLYPPVLLFSTMEHGYSLQRLYSQCEGSEPTILFIKTTANEVCGAFLSTDWSERRKCCGQVATFFGTGECFVFTVRPEMERFEWVVVKKPEMGMAAPPSPRSRPRSYSHGSRLAPPLHHPSPPKLSSAPSSPSQLSNFLAVPIEAAPARLSPFLSVRHFQLPSKTASMFMSGNNQGIIIGGGGGQALNIDADLNIGRTEHCETFDNPPLCEENFHIQHLEVWGCQDFGN; this comes from the exons ATGTCTTCTGACCTTCCATTAATTATCGTCCCAGAAGAAGAAGACGATTTGGATATCAATGCCACCTCATATGCCGACTGTGGCCACTTTGTGGACTGGGACCGTTACCCCACTTTGAATGAAGGCAGTTGTACATTATCTGTGGAGATTCCCCAGTCTGTGAAGGACCTTAAACGGATGGCCAGGGAAGGACAGTGGGCCAACAAAAGAAGTCTACGCGCTGAGGCCTACAACCAAATAATTAAAAGCATCAGATGTCGTTTATTTACACCAGATGCCACTGTCTATCATGATGTATCTGAGCGCCTATTTGCCCATGGAGGTGTACATGATCACCCCATGCCTGATTTCCTAGAAGGTTGCCTCATGCCTGTCTATTGCCTCAATGCACGAGGGGAAACTGCTGTGAAGAAGATACTAATATGCATTGGAAACCAATATCCAGATATTACTTACAGTCCTTCTTTACCTGCAGTGGTATCCCTACTGCTGCATTTCAGCGAGGACGAGGCAGAGTGCTTTGAGAGAGCTTGTCGACTCATCTCATGTGTTGAGACTCACAAGTGCTACATTGACCAAAGCTACTTGGCCTATGAGGCCTCCAGCATGACCTTTGGTGATCTAAGCAAAAAATATTGCCAAGCAGGACATAAATTTATCACTTCCCATGCAGAAAATGCAATTGATATCTTCTCAGATTGGTTGATGTGGATATTTGGAGATTTACCCTTTGATTACGTAATCAGAGTCTTTGATGTTTTTCTTCTTGAGGGCAACAAGGTTCTCTACCGGGTGGCGTTAGCCCTGCTAAAACAGTACAGGATCCATGTGGACTCAGATGTTCAGGATCTTCAGACAGACATCCAGTGCTTCGTAAAAAATATAGCCCATCATATATCGGTGGAAAAACTGTTAGAGAAAGCGTTCAGCATTAGACTTTTTTCACACAAGGAGATGTGGCTTCTTCAGATGGCCAACAGAAAAGCTTTGTCCCAGAGTGGAATCACCGTGATGCAGCCAAG GCAGCCCGCCTATATGTCAGTCGACATGGCGAATTTCAGCTCTGAAATTGTCACAGCCCAAGAGATGAGGGTGGTTTGGTCCTGGATCCCATCGAGGTTCTCACTCTACCCACCTGTACTCTTATTTTCTACGATGGAGCACGGCTACAGTCTGCAGAG GCTTTATTCACAATGTGAAGGATCGGAGCCCACAATTCTATTCATAAAGACCACGGCAAATGAG GTTTGTGGTGCCTTTCTCTCCACGGACTGGAGTGAAAGAAGAAAATGCTGCGGGCAAGTGGCCACCTTTTTTGGCACGGGAGAATGTTTTGTGTTTACG GTACGGCCAGAGATGGAGAGGTTTGAGTGGGTGGTAGTAAAAAAGCCAGAAATGGGGATGGCAGCCCCCCCTTCGCCGCGTTCCAGACCGCGTTCCTATTCTCATGGGTCCCGTCTTGCACCTCCATTGCATCACCCATCACCTCCAAAATTGTCGTCAGCTCCCAGCAGCCCCTCTCAGCTGTCCAACTTCCTCGCTGTGCCAATAGAAGCAGCCCCAGCACGCCTCTCTCCGTTCCTGTCTGTTCGTCACTTCCAGCTACCGTCTAAAACAGCCTCCATGTTCATGTCTGGGAACAATCAAGGCATAATCATTG GTGGTGGGGGCGGACAGGCCTTGAACATTGATGCCGACCTGAACATTGGCAGAACCGAGCACTGTGAAACTTTTGATAACCCCCCTCTCTGTGAAGAGAACTTCCATATTCAGCATCTTGAGGTTTGGGGGTGC